The Zhihengliuella sp. ISTPL4 genomic interval CCGGCGAGTTCTGGGACGACGCCTACGGAGACCGCAAGGCGACGACCGTTCGCGTGACCGCGGGAGAGGACCGTGGAGGAGTGGATGCCCTCCTCGCCCAGCTCGGCGTGATCCAGGGGTCGGTGACGTTGGCGACCGACGGCTCGCCCGTGGCCGGGTGGGTCACCGCCACCGACAACGCGACGGGAGCCTGGGCGCAGGCCGACGTCGCGCCGGACGGGTCATACACCCTTTCCGTGCCGCCGGGGGAGTATGCGGTGGCGTTCGTTCCCAACGGCGGACGCGGCATCCCCGAGTACTGGAAGGATGCGCGGCAGGAGAAGGATGCGACCAGGATCGCCGTGGCCGCGGGGCAGGCCATCGCGGACATCGATGCGACTCTCGACGCGAGCGGGATGATCACCGGTGTGGTGCGCACCTCCGGCGCGCTGTCCGGCGACGCGATCGTGGAGGCGTACAGCGGGGACACCCTCGTCAGCATGGCCTACACGCAGCCCGACGGCTCGTACCGCCTGGCCGTCCCCGCCGGGACCTACGTCGTGCGGGCCACGGCGAACGTGTACGACATGATCTTCGCCCCGCAGTTCTTCGACGGCGTCGCGACCCGGGCCGAGGCGACCCCTGTCGCGCTCGCCGCGGGCGGCGATCGCGCGGGAGTGGACTTCGACCTCGCGCCGGGCGGCGCTATCGACGGGACGGTGTCGACCGCGGGCGGTGCCGCGGTCTCCGGGGCGACGGTCACGGCTCTGCTCTGGACAGCGTCCGGCTGGCGGGACGTGGCGACGCTCGACACGGAGGGGCGTTTCACTCTGGGTGGGAGGGCGGATCCCGAGGCTCCCGGTGGTTCGCTGCCCGCGGGGGTCTACACGCTGCGGGTGGAGATGCCCGGTTTCTGCACCGGGTACTTCGGCGGTGCACAGTCGCTCCTCGGGGCCGACACCTTCCGGGTGGAGCCCGGAGCCACCGTGTCGGGACGGGACGTCATGCTGTCGACGGAGTGCACGGCACCGTCAGCGCCGCCCGTGCTGACCCTCTCGCAGGCCTCGATCCTCGCCGGGGAAGTGCTGACGATCTCGGGAGCGGGCTTCGCGCCCGGGGAGACGGTCACGCTGGAGATCCGGTCGGAGCCGGCCGAGCTCGGCCGGGCCGTGGCGGGTATCGACGGGGCGTTCTCGAACGACTTCCGCATTCCCGCGGGGTTCCCGGCCGGAACGCACACCGTGGTCGCGCTGGACGCGCAGCGGAATGTGGTGGCGAGCGTGCGGCTCGACATCGTCCCCGGCGCCTCGGGAGGCACGTCGGGCGAAGCCGTGACACCGCCGCGGGCCGAGGAGAACCTCGCCGCGACCGGAGGCGAGTTCCCGTCCTTCGCGCTGATGGTGGCGGTCGGGCTCCTCCTCGGCGGAGGAGCACTGCTCCGACGCCGCCGTCGGCACGGCTGAGGGGGATGCCGAGCGGGGTCTGCCAGGATCGAGTGTGACCTCCTCGCCGCGCCCGCGCCTGGCACCGCTCTATCTCGCCGGATTCACCACCGCGTTCGGGGCGCACGGCATCGCCGCGGCCCTCGGCGCCGAGACCGAGGACATCGGCTGGACGCTGCTGGCCTTCGGCTTCACGCTCGCGCTGTACGACCTCGCCGAGGTGCTGCTCAAGCCGCTCTTCGGGGCGCTCAGCGACCGGGTCGGGGTGCGTCCCGTGATCCTCGGCGGGCTGCTGGCCTTCGCCGCGTTCTCGGTGGTCGGAGCGGTGGCCCCGGGAATGATCGGCCTCGTGATCGCACGCTTCGGCCAGGGGGCGGCGGCCTCGGCGTTCTCCCCGGCGTCATCCGCTGCGGTGGCGCGGTTGACGGACGAGGCGTCGCGTGGCCGGTACTTCGGCCGCTACGGCTCCT includes:
- a CDS encoding carboxypeptidase-like regulatory domain-containing protein, with amino-acid sequence MARRRAFFRSIMGGAAALALALGGATAADAASGGSLAGTVTAEADGSPLAGVTVSVSTDDASVFESTTTDATGAYLVPDLPAGEYVVAFDASGTDFIPEFWDDASSRAAAQRLIVAEGEPVDGVDAALTLGGAIAGSVMREPDGSPLEGVTVYVDSADFSRSDVAQTGADGTYRIGGLPAGDYRVRFDPAEPTLAGEFWDDAYGDRKATTVRVTAGEDRGGVDALLAQLGVIQGSVTLATDGSPVAGWVTATDNATGAWAQADVAPDGSYTLSVPPGEYAVAFVPNGGRGIPEYWKDARQEKDATRIAVAAGQAIADIDATLDASGMITGVVRTSGALSGDAIVEAYSGDTLVSMAYTQPDGSYRLAVPAGTYVVRATANVYDMIFAPQFFDGVATRAEATPVALAAGGDRAGVDFDLAPGGAIDGTVSTAGGAAVSGATVTALLWTASGWRDVATLDTEGRFTLGGRADPEAPGGSLPAGVYTLRVEMPGFCTGYFGGAQSLLGADTFRVEPGATVSGRDVMLSTECTAPSAPPVLTLSQASILAGEVLTISGAGFAPGETVTLEIRSEPAELGRAVAGIDGAFSNDFRIPAGFPAGTHTVVALDAQRNVVASVRLDIVPGASGGTSGEAVTPPRAEENLAATGGEFPSFALMVAVGLLLGGGALLRRRRRHG